A genomic window from Haladaptatus caseinilyticus includes:
- the rnhB gene encoding ribonuclease HII — translation MFGVDEAGRGPVLGSMFATAVVIENVTHLPAGIDDSKHLSPERREELAGLLRADDSVRVGVSEIPTTRIDDPETDMNSLTVEAHAEAISKVANDGAQGIVDACDTSEKRFARRVTEVTEPTVEITAEHGADETHAIVGAASIVAKVERDAHVARLAETHGEVGSGYPSDPKTRVFLREYVESHGELPNCARASWRTSKDALAAREQSALDQF, via the coding sequence GTGTTCGGGGTAGACGAAGCGGGACGAGGGCCGGTGTTAGGATCGATGTTCGCTACGGCAGTCGTCATCGAAAACGTAACCCACCTCCCAGCGGGTATCGACGATTCGAAGCATCTCTCGCCGGAGCGTCGCGAGGAACTTGCGGGATTGCTTCGCGCGGACGATTCCGTTCGGGTCGGCGTGTCGGAAATTCCGACGACTCGCATCGACGACCCCGAGACGGACATGAACAGTCTCACCGTCGAGGCCCACGCGGAAGCCATCTCGAAGGTTGCGAACGACGGCGCGCAGGGAATCGTCGACGCCTGTGACACCAGCGAAAAACGATTCGCCCGACGAGTCACGGAGGTAACTGAACCGACGGTCGAAATCACGGCCGAACACGGCGCGGACGAAACGCACGCGATCGTCGGCGCGGCGAGCATCGTCGCCAAAGTCGAACGGGATGCGCACGTTGCCCGTCTCGCGGAAACGCACGGCGAAGTGGGAAGCGGCTATCCGAGCGACCCGAAAACTCGGGTCTTCCTCCGCGAATACGTCGAATCCCACGGGGAGCTCCCTAACTGTGCCCGCGCTTCGTGGCGGACGAGCAAGGACGCACTGGCCGCCCGCGAGCAGTCCGCACTCGACCAGTTTTGA
- a CDS encoding tRNA pseudouridine(54/55) synthase Pus10: MDVLSAARRVIDEGPVCDACLGRQFADRSFGLSNSDRGHSLRVAVALEDDADFEEPNEECWVCEGLTDDFEVYAEQVADALSDIDFETYQVGTRTPPLIEENEVLLRDLADLPEDTGELFKSEYNREVGKRVGALTDTEVDFERPDVLALLNLERGDVDVQINPAFVFGRYRKLERDIPQTEWPCRECGGSGKQLAEGGGEEPCDYCGGDGYLYSKSVEELTTPPVLDAMDGDEALFHGAGREDVDALMLGTGRPFVIEVKKPRRRTPDTDALEAEINEFADDRAEVEGLRLATHEMVERVKELDASKTYRAQVEFDAPVSEDDLANVVEELQGATIEQFTPNRVDHRRANLTRVREVYDIDGHLEDETHGEVEIHGAGGLYIKELVSGDEGRTEPSLAGLLGVGAEVTALDVIAVEGENELFDDDEYLRE; this comes from the coding sequence ATGGACGTACTTTCCGCGGCACGACGGGTCATCGACGAGGGGCCGGTGTGCGACGCCTGCCTCGGTCGTCAGTTCGCAGACCGGAGCTTCGGCCTGTCGAACTCGGATCGTGGCCACTCGCTTCGGGTCGCCGTCGCATTGGAAGACGACGCCGATTTCGAGGAACCGAACGAGGAATGCTGGGTCTGTGAAGGGCTTACCGACGACTTCGAGGTGTACGCGGAACAGGTCGCGGACGCCCTTTCCGACATCGACTTCGAGACCTATCAGGTCGGGACGCGCACTCCGCCGCTCATCGAGGAAAACGAGGTCCTCCTCCGCGATTTGGCCGACTTACCCGAGGACACGGGCGAACTCTTCAAGTCTGAATACAATCGCGAGGTCGGAAAGCGAGTCGGTGCCCTGACCGATACCGAGGTCGATTTCGAGCGACCCGACGTTCTCGCCCTCCTCAATCTCGAACGTGGTGACGTGGACGTGCAGATAAACCCCGCCTTCGTCTTCGGGCGCTATCGAAAGTTGGAGCGCGACATTCCACAGACAGAGTGGCCCTGCCGGGAATGTGGCGGGTCGGGCAAGCAGCTCGCCGAAGGCGGCGGCGAGGAACCCTGTGACTATTGCGGCGGCGACGGCTACCTCTACAGCAAGAGCGTGGAGGAACTGACGACGCCTCCGGTGCTCGACGCGATGGACGGCGACGAAGCGCTCTTCCACGGTGCAGGGAGGGAGGACGTGGACGCCCTGATGCTTGGAACCGGTCGTCCCTTCGTCATCGAAGTCAAGAAACCGAGACGGCGAACCCCCGACACCGATGCCCTCGAAGCCGAAATCAACGAGTTCGCCGACGACAGGGCGGAGGTCGAAGGCCTCCGTCTCGCCACCCACGAGATGGTCGAACGGGTGAAGGAACTCGACGCGAGCAAGACCTATCGAGCGCAGGTCGAGTTCGACGCCCCGGTTTCCGAGGACGACCTCGCCAACGTTGTCGAGGAGCTTCAGGGTGCGACGATCGAGCAGTTCACCCCCAACCGTGTGGACCACCGTCGGGCGAACCTCACTCGCGTCCGCGAGGTGTACGATATCGACGGACATCTCGAAGACGAAACGCACGGCGAGGTCGAGATTCACGGTGCTGGCGGCCTTTACATAAAGGAGCTCGTGAGCGGCGACGAGGGAAGAACGGAGCCGAGTTTGGCGGGACTGCTCGGTGTCGGTGCCGAAGTGACCGCGCTGGACGTGATTGCCGTCGAAGGGGAGAACGAACTCTTCGACGACGACGAATACCTGCGCGAGTGA
- a CDS encoding outer membrane protein assembly factor BamB family protein yields the protein MNRKRARIGVLLALLVVISSVSFVTATTPQSPAPANNDWSSDRADSGRTGATNDAGPSPYAAEDWNTSFDARAESVPAVADGTAYVSVTTNVELPATGRIIAYDTEAGEERWTSSKVGAARGSPAVADGVVYVATRGTSADGYENYGGLHALDAETGDVEWRVKNAPDGSPIVADDTVYVGGTAYNAETGEELWTAPGEIIGVVDGTAYAKNDTSVMSLDAEDGTPKWNAQMPATAESYAVDSAVTSDRIYLTVETDRETQPIYALSTEDGTVEWNRSVPRAETHERDLISEPAVKDGSVYVSTRGNDSGTVYSLDAETGDEQWTYDTSADHLSAPTVSDGTVYVGGRFFTKLADTDDIVRPAAPAVYAIDASNGEERWNYSIREAGSLVAYAPVVDDGKAYVTVREWNGIFSDESELFAFESSDEKPPVNHQVAENKPEDPSVAIETSPEDAEERTFEENRTVVLRANASTAENDEIVRYEWDIDGDGEYEKTGNEIEIHTDFCGERTITVRVVDDDKLTADDSVTLTRR from the coding sequence ATGAATCGAAAACGAGCACGAATCGGGGTACTTCTAGCCCTTCTCGTCGTCATCTCGTCCGTATCGTTCGTCACGGCGACGACGCCACAGTCCCCGGCGCCGGCGAACAACGACTGGTCGTCCGACCGTGCCGACTCGGGACGGACCGGTGCGACGAACGACGCCGGACCGTCTCCGTACGCGGCCGAGGACTGGAACACGAGTTTTGATGCTCGTGCCGAGTCCGTTCCGGCCGTCGCCGATGGCACGGCGTACGTGTCGGTAACGACCAACGTGGAACTGCCTGCTACTGGCCGCATCATCGCTTACGACACGGAGGCCGGCGAGGAGCGATGGACGAGTTCGAAAGTCGGTGCGGCGAGAGGTTCGCCCGCCGTCGCTGACGGCGTGGTGTACGTGGCGACGCGCGGCACGAGCGCCGACGGGTACGAGAACTACGGCGGTCTACACGCCCTCGACGCGGAGACTGGCGATGTCGAGTGGCGCGTCAAAAACGCGCCAGATGGGAGTCCCATCGTCGCCGACGACACCGTTTACGTCGGTGGGACGGCGTACAACGCTGAGACCGGCGAGGAACTGTGGACCGCTCCCGGTGAGATAATCGGCGTCGTAGACGGAACGGCGTACGCGAAGAACGATACGTCCGTGATGTCGCTGGACGCCGAAGATGGAACGCCGAAGTGGAACGCACAGATGCCAGCTACGGCAGAATCGTACGCGGTCGATAGTGCGGTCACGAGCGACCGCATCTATCTCACGGTCGAAACCGACCGCGAGACGCAGCCGATTTACGCGCTTTCGACCGAGGACGGAACCGTCGAGTGGAACCGTTCGGTTCCACGAGCCGAAACCCACGAACGGGACCTGATTTCGGAACCGGCGGTGAAGGACGGGTCGGTGTACGTCTCTACCCGTGGGAACGATAGTGGGACGGTTTACTCCCTCGACGCCGAAACCGGCGACGAGCAGTGGACGTACGATACGTCAGCCGACCATCTCTCGGCACCGACGGTCTCCGATGGAACGGTTTACGTCGGCGGACGCTTCTTCACGAAACTGGCCGACACCGACGATATAGTTCGCCCGGCGGCACCCGCCGTGTACGCCATCGACGCGAGCAACGGGGAAGAACGCTGGAACTACTCGATTCGAGAGGCAGGTAGCCTCGTCGCATACGCCCCCGTAGTGGACGACGGCAAGGCCTACGTCACGGTTCGTGAATGGAACGGAATCTTCTCCGATGAAAGCGAGTTGTTCGCGTTCGAATCGAGCGACGAAAAGCCGCCTGTCAATCATCAAGTCGCTGAAAATAAGCCGGAAGACCCGAGCGTCGCCATCGAAACGTCCCCGGAGGATGCGGAGGAACGCACCTTCGAGGAAAACCGCACTGTCGTTCTCCGAGCGAACGCTTCGACGGCCGAGAACGACGAAATCGTCCGCTACGAATGGGACATCGACGGTGACGGCGAATACGAGAAGACCGGAAACGAAATCGAGATACACACGGACTTCTGCGGTGAGCGTACCATCACGGTACGGGTCGTCGATGACGACAAACTCACGGCGGACGATTCCGTGACGCTCACTCGACGCTGA